A stretch of DNA from bacterium:
AGGGGTCAGAATGGAAATATTTTTATGAAATTATTAAATGCTATGAAATGCAGTGTAGAACGCGCTCTATCGCGCAGACGCTGAATCTGTCAGCGTTTAACTAATCACTATTATCTAGCATCAAACAACAGTTTTTACTGGGCGGTAATGGACTTGTTAGCAGCCGCGTCTTTTGCGGCACGGAAATCCCATTTCCTCGTGTCAAAGAAAAATATGTAGAAATGGGAAACCAGTCTCGATAACGATCGCTTATTTTAGAACCTGCGACACGAGATAGAAGTGGGCGGTACTGGACTTGAACCAGCGACCTTCGGTATGTGAGACCGACGCTCTTTTGCGGATACCCCAAAACCCCTGGAATAGCGGCAGTTTTTGAGGAATGAAAAGTCTCATGTCCGATTTGTGCCATGTGTATACGATAACAAATACAGCTTTTAAAAACAAAATTTTTATCATTTTATCGATATTATTTTTCCGACCGAGTGAAATCCATTTGTGCTAAGTTGTATGAAGTAAATGCCTGTCGGTAAATCGGATGCAGAAAAATCAAGGCGTTGTTTTCCAGCGGTTATATCGTTTTTAAATAATTCCTTTATTAACCGACCTGTTATGTCGTAAAGCTCGATGGCAATTTGGGATTTATTTGCTAAACTGAATTCAATTGTAAAATTATTTCTCACAGTGGTCGGATATATCGTCATAATCGGTTGACTCGCGCCAACCGGCATCGCATTCTGGCTTTGCGGACCGCCACTCCCGCCTGACGCTCTCTCGTATTGGTGCAGGACAAATGCGCTGCCGACGGCCCTGTTGCCATAAATCTTGATGTTTATCATGCTGTCGGTATAAAAATTATAGGGCACTAATTTTTTGAGAAAAAAGCGAAAAAAACGGCTGCCATTAATTGTAAACTTTCACACCTTAAATCTTCCGATATTTCAATAGTTATTTTATACTATTAAGCAATGTTGATATTTTTGTAAACTTTTGACTTTGATACTAACAAAAGATGAGATTGCTTCGCACGAGGCTTGCTCGCAATGACAAATGGAAGGATGGGATTGCTTCCCCGTATCAAGTATGGGGCAGGCTATACTGCGCTCCTCGCAATGACAGGGAGAAAGATGAGATTGCTTCGCACGAGGTTTGCTCGCAATGACCCCGATTAGATGCTTTGCATCTAACGGGGCAGGCAGAGGGAGGGATGAAAAAGCGGGAAACCAGCGATCTTCGGTATATGAGACAAACGCTCTACTTTCTGAACCGTCCGATCTTTAGGACCTTCGCGATGTTGGCGTTTTTATCGATCACCGGTTCGATCACCGGGCAAAAAGGCAGCTGCCATTAATTGTAAACTTTCACACCTCATATCTTCCGATATTTCAATAGTTATCATATATTAATAAGTAATATTGATATTTTTGTAAACTTTTGACTTGACTCGATAGATCATTTATATATTATTGAAAGTATGATAAGTAATTCTGTATACACCAATGAAAGCATATTAAATGCTTCTATGTCCATCAGGATAATGGTATGAGTTTTAAGGTTCGTTTACGGGGTGAAGACCTCTATCATCATATTTATGCCTGGGGGAATGACCGGCATGCTGTATTTAAGGGACCGGATCACTACCGCATGTACTTGTATTTCCTTAATAAATATTCAACATCATTCAATCTGGATATTATCGCCTATGCGTTGATGGAATGGCATGTTCACCTGTTCGTATATGACCGGTTGAATCATATCTCCGATTTCATGATGAAACTGCATGGTGATTATGCCCAATACTTCAACAAAGATGCAAAACGGATCGGCCATGTCTTTGGTGGGCGCTATAACAACAAGCTGGTGGTCAATGACTTATACGGCAAATGGTTAACGCGGTATATCCACCGGCAGGCAGTCGAGGCGAAATTAGTGGACAATCCTAAGGAATATCAATGGACAAGTTACCGTGTTTATTTGGGTCTGGGAAAAAGCAAGTTCTTAAAGCCAGACGTAATCTTAGAACAATTCGGTAGCAATGCGGACAATTGGTTAGTTGCACGGCAAGCCTATGAAGAGTTTGTCTTAACCGATGATGATGGACCAATTGATTGGGGAAAGCGGGTATTTAAGGTCCTTACTCCGGCTCGAATCATAGATCTAGCTTGCCGGGAATTGAAGGTTGAGCGTTCGTTATTAATGAAACCGCAGGGGATAGCCGAACGTCGGCTGCGTCATAAAGCAATAAAACTTTTGTTCGAGAAGTATGAAATCAGAGCGTCGCAGGTTGCTCAAATATTTAGTATGTCCCGGATGGCAATTTCGAAAATAGTAAACAACGTCCAGTAGTAAGCAATGCAAATAATACAATAATAAAGATGAGATTGCTTCGCTCCGTTCGCAATGACAGCGGAGATGGGTTCAATCTACTTTCTGAACCTTCCGATCTTTAAGACTTTCGCGATGTTGGCGTTTTTGTCGATCACCGGTTCGATTACGGGTTTGGTCGCGGTCAAAAGCGTGGATACGCCCGGCCCGTGGCCGGCAAAGCGGCAGTCGCCGTGGATGACGATGCCGATCGTTATCGCGCCTTCGCGGAAACTACGACCGTAAAGGTTGTCATGGTCCATCAATGCGACGAAATCACCGAACCGCAGTTTGTCAAACCCGTGTTTCCTTATATAATTGCGGTCCGTGGTCATGATGTCGTAATCGCCCGAGCCCATCATGATGGCACCGGTGCCTGATCCCATGAGTTCCGCCGGGATCCTGGCGGTGACCGGGACTCGGA
This window harbors:
- a CDS encoding transposase, which encodes MSFKVRLRGEDLYHHIYAWGNDRHAVFKGPDHYRMYLYFLNKYSTSFNLDIIAYALMEWHVHLFVYDRLNHISDFMMKLHGDYAQYFNKDAKRIGHVFGGRYNNKLVVNDLYGKWLTRYIHRQAVEAKLVDNPKEYQWTSYRVYLGLGKSKFLKPDVILEQFGSNADNWLVARQAYEEFVLTDDDGPIDWGKRVFKVLTPARIIDLACRELKVERSLLMKPQGIAERRLRHKAIKLLFEKYEIRASQVAQIFSMSRMAISKIVNNVQ
- a CDS encoding T9SS type A sorting domain-containing protein, encoding MINIKIYGNRAVGSAFVLHQYERASGGSGGPQSQNAMPVGASQPIMTIYPTTVRNNFTIEFSLANKSQIAIELYDITGRLIKELFKNDITAGKQRLDFSASDLPTGIYFIQLSTNGFHSVGKIISIK